In the genome of Mytilus edulis chromosome 3, xbMytEdul2.2, whole genome shotgun sequence, one region contains:
- the LOC139514967 gene encoding uncharacterized protein codes for MLEDMLMWIVIVVTALFVEARHIDLQHKDGRKVNLTKSQLELNLIDMKGISSEADYYRYFTESELNTRNSRSAFNLRPGTPSISHSCCHVRDVPKDLRDKNNMRPNGLDTFYQKYTEAYGIPVIASAQVSDNALRRACYVVRFMFADNKDVRMSYYKRHGRVAVIGASEGTTDIPEHSWLPKRMNERARGLGATDYAPVCTAGEENASCFCKDRYFFEDIFVHEIAHGAHLLGAKYAIAGWNKRLIKQFEAAKRKGLWKSTYAMSSSAEYFAEGVQSYFNVNTHLDKTDGINGPISNQKRLQEYDPELYNLIHEVFPCKNTFLKRCESTRGKELEQDIKMNCKASTDKEITENSLPDVNFKYGILRLGDRSSCIGVKCFILNNVNYIYIYVDGLCIQFI; via the exons ATGGGAGAAAAGTGAATCTAACAAAATCACAGTTAGAACTGAACTTGATAGATATGAAGGGTATATCATCAGAAGCTGACTATTACAGATATTTTACTGAATCTG AGTTAAATACTAGAAACAGTCGTTCAGCATTTAATCTGCGACCAGGAACACCATCGATATCACATAGTTGTTGTCATGTAAGAGATGTTCCGAAAGACTTACGGGACAAAAACAATATGCGACCAAATGGTCTAGATACATTCTACCAGAAATATACGGAAGCTTATGGTATTCCTGTTATAG CATCAGCTCAAGTATCAGATAATGCATTAAGACGAGCTTGTTACGTAGTGAGATTTATGTTTGCTGATAACAAAGATGTTCGAATGTCCTACTACAAACGTCATGGACGAGTGGCAGTAATTGGAGCTTCGGAGGGGACGACAGATATTCCAGAACACAGTTGGCTTCCGAAAAGAATGAATGAGAGAGCACGTGGTCTAGGAGCAACGGATTATGCACCGGTGTGTACTGCAGGAGAAGAAAACGCCTCATGTTTTTGCAAGGATagatattttttcgaagatatatTTGTCCACGAAATTGCTCATGGAGCTCATCTTCTGGGTGCAAAATACGCTATTGCTGGTTGGAATAAAAGACTAATAAAACAGTTTGAAGCTGCAAAGAGAAAGGGTCTTTGGAAAAGCACGTACGCAATGAGTTCATCGGCTGAATATTTT GCCGAAGGAGTGCAAAGTTACTTTAATGTCAATACTCATTTGGATAAGACTGACGGAATTAATGGTCCTATCAGCAACCAAAAAAGACTGCAAGAATATGATCCCGAATTATATAATTTGATTCATGAAGTGTTTCCATGTAAAAATACGTTTCTCAAACGATGTGAATCGACTAGAG GTAAAGAGCTGGAACAGGACATAAAGATGAATTGTAAAGCGAGCACTGATAAAGAAATTACCGAAAACAGTCTGCCAGATGTGAATTTTAAATATGGTATTTTAAGGCTAGGAGATCGTAGCAGTTGCATTGGAGTTAAGTGTTTCATATTAAATAatgtaaactatatatatatatatgtagacgGTTTGTGTATACAATTTATTTAA
- the LOC139517673 gene encoding uncharacterized protein, which yields MDGYVTYCAFVVLYIFMNAEAKQFSRSQRSPRIEFIDNKGIYTEASYYTLTLNLTSDEHASPSSYSSLRPGQATSTHSCDNVRRVPDSLRRASNIQPNGLSNFYQKYTEAYGIPILASRNVPDGALKRACYITRFVFADNYAVRNSFYKRSGRTAVIGQREGTTNIPEHSFLPAWWNQRARGLGATDYAPVSTGGEENLLCYQNDRYRSEDIYLHEFSHGVHNLGAKYAIRGWNQRLISQYANAKRRGLWARTYSMSTVEEYFAEGVQSFFNANDYSNPPNGIHGTIDTRDKLRAYDPVLYGLIEEVFPCKNTYLKRCGSSRDSEAAQKFKINCDSNGGGTVTGGGNGNGGGTGTGGGNGNGGGTGGGGGTGGGNGNGGGTGDCSDNNQSCQSWAARNECSRNPGYMLVNCKKSCNKCGGSGGSYCEDNNRNCRSWASMGECSNNPGFMLQNCKKSCNSC from the exons ATGGATGGTTATGTTACATACTGTGCTTTCGTAGTATTATACATCTTTATGAATG cTGAAGCCAAACAGTTCTCACGAAGTCAGAGGAGTCCTCGAATAGAATTTATTGACAACAAAGGAATTTATACTGAAGCCAGTTACTATACTTTAACGTTAAATCTTACAAGCGACGAACATG CTTCCCCCTCAAGCTACAGTAGTCTACGTCCAGGGCAAGCGACATCAACTCATAGTTGTGACAACGTCAGAAGGGTTCCAGATTCTCTCCGAAGAGCATCCAACATACAACCAAACGGACtttcaaatttttatcaaaagtaCACTGAAGCATACGGGATTCCTATTTTAG CATCACGGAATGTTCCTGATGGCGCATTGAAACGTGCTTGTTATATAACCAGATTTGTGTTTGCTGATAACTATGCTGTGCGCAATTCTTTCTACAAAAGATCAGGAAGGACTGCTGTCATAGGACAACGCGAAGGAACGACTAACATCCCTGAGCACAGTTTTCTTCCTGCATGGTGGAATCAAAGAGCACGTGGATTAGGAGCGACAGACTACGCACCAGTTTCCACTGGCGGAGAGGAGAATTTATTGTGTTATCAAAATGATCGATACCGGAGTGAAGATATATATTTGCACGAGTTTTCGCATGGCGTTCACAATTTAGGTGCAAAGTATGCAATAAGGGGATGGAATCAAAGACTAATAAGTCAATATGCAAACGCTAAACGCAGAGGTCTTTGGGCTAGAACGTATTCCATGAGTACAGTGGAGGAATATTTT gCAGAGGGAGTTCAGAGTTTCTTCAATGCGAACGACTATAGCAATCCACCGAATGGTATCCATGGGACTATTGACACAAGAGATAAACTAAGAGCATATGATCCTGTCTTGTATGGTCTAATAGAGGAAGTGTTTCCttgtaaaaatacatatttgaagaGATGTGGCTCAAGTAGAG attCTGAAGCGGCCCAGAAATTCAAAATAAACTGTGACAGTAACGGCGGCGGAACAGTGACCGGGGGTGGTAACGGCAATGGTGGTGGTACAGGCACTGGTGGAGGGAATGGCAATGGAGGGGGCACCGGAGGTGGTGGAGGGACCGGGGGTGGAAACGGCAATGGTGGTGGCACTGGAG ACTGTTCAGATAACAACCAGAGTTGTCAGAGTTGGGCTGCAAGGAATGAATGTTCCAGGAATCCTGGTTATATGCTAGTTAACTGCAAGAAAAGTTGTAATAAATGTGGCGGAAGTG ggGGCTCATACTGCGAGGATAACAACAGAAATTGCCGGAGTTGGGCATCCATGGGTGAATGCAGTAATAATCCTGGATTCATGCTTCAAAACTGCAAGAAGAGTTGCAACTCATGCTAG
- the LOC139514966 gene encoding putative tyrosinase-like protein tyr-3, which yields MCMIWASKGECAKNPFYMVYNCQKSCRVCDGSITGYRCLDKNKNCPNWSANGECHKNPKYMLYYCQKSCKVCGRKDLEDKPCLDENTSCHYWAFIGECVKNPNYMFYRCRRSCKVC from the exons ATGTGCATGATATGGGCAAGTAAAGGGGAATGTGCGAAAAATCCATTTTATATGGTTTACAATTGTCAAAAGAGTTGTCGAGTTTGTGATGGCTCCATAACAG GTTACCGTTGTCTTGACAAGAACAAGAACTGTCCGAACTGGTCTGCAAATGGTGAATGCCACAAAAACCCAAAGTACATGCTATATTATTGTCAGAAAAGCTGCAAAGTATGTGGCCGCAAAGATTTAG aaGATAAACCCTGCTTAGATGAAAATACAAGCTGTCATTACTGGGCCTTCATAGGTGAATGTGTTAAAAATCCAAACTACATGTTTTATAGATGTAGACGAAGCTGTAAAGTATGTTGA